The Aequorivita sublithincola DSM 14238 genome window below encodes:
- the nhaD gene encoding sodium:proton antiporter NhaD, with amino-acid sequence MASIIILIFVIGYLSITLEHPLKLDKTVPALIMASLIWAVLAIGFVNDWFDVINSDEQAFNFLSGGETAMEGFEGTLLHHLGKTSEILIFLIGAMTIVEIIDLHRGFEVLKSAVKTKSKRKLLWIIGIIAFFLSAIIDNLTATIVLITLLRKLIHRREDRIWYAALVVIAANAGGAWSPIGDVTTTMLWIAKKLTAGGLIEFVVLPSIVCFAIPFLIASYLPAFRGNIEVDAREDKDEEALLSSKTMLFLGLGMIISVPVFKTITHLPPYMGMMLALGVVWLVSEYIHPEEDFSKERRHLYSAHKALSRIEISSILFFLGILMAVAGLESLVYGVVNGEEVGTLRYVAEVLQQAIPNQDVVIILLGILSAIIDNVPLVAASIGMYDMPIDSVLWHFIAYSAGTGGSMLIIGSAAGVAAMGMERIDFIWYLKKITWLAFIGFIAGAGVFLLFERVLFHHT; translated from the coding sequence ATGGCTTCAATCATCATTTTAATTTTCGTAATTGGGTATCTTTCCATCACTCTGGAGCATCCATTAAAATTGGATAAAACTGTGCCCGCGCTTATAATGGCATCATTAATATGGGCCGTTTTAGCCATCGGTTTTGTAAACGATTGGTTTGATGTAATTAATAGTGACGAACAGGCTTTTAATTTCCTTTCTGGAGGCGAAACAGCCATGGAAGGTTTTGAAGGAACACTACTTCATCATTTAGGGAAAACTTCCGAAATCCTTATTTTCCTTATTGGAGCAATGACTATTGTTGAAATAATAGATCTTCATCGTGGTTTTGAAGTATTGAAAAGTGCAGTAAAGACAAAAAGTAAACGTAAACTACTTTGGATTATCGGGATAATTGCTTTTTTCCTTTCAGCGATTATTGATAACCTAACTGCAACTATCGTTTTGATAACGTTGTTAAGAAAACTGATACACAGAAGAGAAGATAGAATTTGGTATGCTGCATTGGTAGTTATCGCAGCAAATGCTGGTGGTGCTTGGTCTCCCATTGGAGACGTTACAACAACCATGCTTTGGATAGCCAAGAAGCTAACCGCTGGAGGTCTTATTGAATTTGTAGTTTTACCATCAATAGTGTGTTTTGCAATTCCATTCTTAATTGCAAGTTATTTGCCAGCTTTCCGCGGAAATATTGAAGTGGATGCTAGAGAAGACAAAGACGAAGAAGCATTATTGAGCAGCAAAACCATGCTATTTTTAGGCCTTGGTATGATAATTTCTGTACCCGTATTTAAAACCATAACGCATTTACCGCCATATATGGGAATGATGTTGGCATTAGGTGTGGTCTGGCTTGTTTCAGAATACATTCATCCTGAAGAAGATTTCAGCAAAGAAAGAAGACATTTATATTCTGCACACAAAGCTCTTTCACGTATCGAAATTTCAAGTATTCTTTTCTTCCTTGGAATATTAATGGCAGTAGCTGGGCTAGAAAGTCTTGTTTATGGCGTTGTTAATGGAGAGGAAGTGGGAACACTTCGTTATGTTGCTGAAGTTTTGCAACAAGCTATTCCTAATCAAGATGTTGTTATTATTTTGTTGGGTATTCTATCCGCAATTATTGATAACGTACCGTTGGTAGCAGCTTCCATAGGAATGTATGATATGCCAATAGACTCTGTACTTTGGCACTTTATAGCCTATTCTGCTGGAACGGGTGGTAGTATGCTTATTATTGGCTCTGCCG